Proteins found in one Zea mays cultivar B73 chromosome 1, Zm-B73-REFERENCE-NAM-5.0, whole genome shotgun sequence genomic segment:
- the LOC103636731 gene encoding zinc finger protein 36 — MVAGLEDPAIDPTTLSLALSASAPALNKEDYIAICLAALAGTRKFGLGREQDQHQHTKWCPTTTTHAPSTQQELRFRCAVCGKAFATYQALGGHKSSHRKPPTPERYAAALAAAATAAAARGDHSDETTASSLSGSAASGGPHRCSICRRGFATGQALGGHKRCHYWDGMSVSISLSSAASGMASSSGLSTVRNFDLNLAPLPENGDAGMMKRWAEEEEVQSPLPIKKRRLSD; from the coding sequence ATGGTGGCCGGACTGGAAGATCCCGCCATTGACCCGACCACGCTCTCCCTTGCGCTCTCTGCATCGGCGCCGGCGCTCAACAAGGAGGACTACATCGCCATCTGCCTCGCCGCGCTCGCCGGAACCCGCAAGTTCGGGCTCGGTCGGGAGCAGGACCAGCACCAGCACACAAAGTggtgcccgacgacgacgacccaCGCGCCATCTACGCAGCAGGAGCTTCGGTTCCGGTGCGCGGTCTGCGGGAAGGCCTTCGCCACCTACCAGGCGCTCGGCGGCCACAAGTCCAGCCACCGCAAGCCGCCGACGCCGGAGCGGTACGCCGCCGCCCTTGCCgccgcggcgacggcggcggcggcccggGGCGACCACTCCGACGAGACGACGGCGTCGTCTCTGTCGGGGTCGGCGGCTAGCGGCGGGCCACACCGGTGCAGCATCTGCCGGAGGGGCTTCGCCACGGGCCAGGCGCTCGGCGGGCACAAGCGCTGCCACTACTGGGACGGCATGTCCGTGTCCATCTCCTTGTCGTCCGCGGCGTCCgggatggcgtcgtcgtcgggcCTCAGTACCGTCAGGAACTTTGACCTCAACCTGGCGCCACTGCCGGAGAATGGCGACGCCGGGATGATGAAGAGGTGGGCCGAGGAAGAGGAGGTGCAGAGTCCGTTGCCGATCAAGAAGCGCAGGTTGTCGGACTGA
- the LOC103636720 gene encoding uncharacterized protein gives MARQLAAAAALVALCVAALGVAAQPPAPRPLPSNYQMINPGRYKRDQQLACDDPKDNKPKCMAKCDKRCPNKCIVLCPGCKTFCMCDFYPGVSCGDPRFTGGDGNNFYFHGKKGHDFCILSDAGLHINAHFIGKRNPAMNRDFTWIQALGIRFGGHRLYMGARKTARWSDDADRLELAFDGEPVSVPAEAGAAWQPAAAPGLTVARTAAANGVRLQLRGVFDIVASVVPVSAEDSRVHGYGVAEDDCLAHFDLGFRFFGLTDDVHGVLGQTYRPDYVNRLSVSSKMPVMGGAPSYVSSDIFATDCAVARFGARHAGIAMVTAEG, from the exons ATGGCCCGGCAGctcgccgctgccgccgccctgGTGGCCCTGTGCGTAGCCGCACTCGGTGTGGCCGCTCAGCCACCTGCGCCGCGCCCGCTGCCATCCAACTACCAGATGATCAACCCGGGCAGGTACAAGAGGGACCAGCAGCTGGCGTGCGACGATCCCAAGGACAACAAGCCCAAGTGCATGGCCAAGTGCGACAAGCGCTGCCCCAACAAGTGCATCGTCCTCTGCCCCGGATGCAAGACGTTCTGCA TGTGCGACTTCTACCCCGGCGTGTCGTGCGGCGACCCGCGCTTCACGGGCGGCGACGGCAACAACTTCTACTTCCACGGCAAGAAGGGCCACGACTTCTGCATCCTCTCCGACGCCGGCCTCCACATCAACGCGCACTTCATCGGCAAGCGCAACCCGGCCATGAACCGCGACTTCACGTGGATCCAGGCGCTCGGCATCCGCTTCGGCGGCCACCGCCTCTACATGGGCGCCCGGAAGACGGCCAGGTGGAGCGACGACGCCGACCGCCTCGAGCTGGCCTTCGACGGCGAGCCCGTCAGCGTCCCGGCCGAGGCCGGCGCCGCGTGGCAGCCAGCCGCCGCGCCCGGGCTCACCGTCGCCAGGACCGCCGCCGCCAACGGCGTGCGGTTGCAGCTCCGCGGCGTGTTCGACATCGTGGCCAGCGTGGTGCCCGTCAGCGCGGAGGACTCGCGCGTCCACGGATACGGCGTGGCGGAGGACGACTGCCTCGCGCACTTCGACCTCGGCTTCAGGTTCTTCGGGCTCACCGACGACGTGCACGGCGTCCTCGGCCAGACATACCGCCCCGACTACGTCAACCGCCTCAGCGTCAGCTCCAAGATGCCGGTCATGGGCGGGGCGCCTAGCTACGTCTCCTCGGACATCTTCGCCACCGACTGCGCCGTCGCCAGGTTTGGTGCCCGCCACGCCGGCATCGCCATGGTTACAGCTGAGGGCTGA
- the LOC103636710 gene encoding zinc finger protein 36: MATTHDDCVSLCLMALAAAGGGGMTTQSYAPSTAAWTTQECELRFRCSVCGKAFASHQALGGHKASHRKPTHLQTQQASSSSVTTSSAGSGGGQGRHRCSVCHRSFATGQALGGHKRCHYWDGLSVSLTASGSGSTVKGFDLNLMPATRWGEEEEVQSPLPIKKRRLSGPSLDLSLTI, encoded by the coding sequence ATGGCCACCACCCACGACGACTGCGTCTCCCTCTGTCTCATGGCGCTCGCAGCCGCGGGAGGCGGAGGAATGACGACGCAGTCGTACGCTCCGAGCACGGCTGCCTGGACGACGCAAGAGTGCGAGCTCCGCTTCCGGTGCTCCGTCTGTGGCAAGGCCTTCGCGTCGCACCAGGCGCTGGGCGGGCACAAGGCCAGCCACCGCAAGCCGACGCACCTACAGACACAgcaggcgtcgtcgtcgtcggtgaCGACCTCGTcggccggcagcggcggcgggcAGGGGAGGCACAGGTGCTCGGTGTGCCATCGGAGCTTCGCGACAGGGCAGGCGCTCGGTGGGCACAAGAGGTGCCATTACtgggacgggctctcggtgtcgcTCACCGCGTCGGGGTCCGGGTCGACCGTCAAGGGTTTCGATCTGAATTTGAtgccggcgacgaggtggggagaggAGGAAGAGGTGCAGAGCCCCTTGCCGATCAAGAAGAGGCGGCTGTCCGGCCCGTCCTTGGACCTTAGTTTAACGATTTAG